One region of Triticum aestivum cultivar Chinese Spring chromosome 6B, IWGSC CS RefSeq v2.1, whole genome shotgun sequence genomic DNA includes:
- the LOC123135294 gene encoding uncharacterized protein produces the protein MQHVTDFDDAVRQVLHLLHDSDGTAQGKIKAFFFRGWRGEGLGASAVLRAVAQRLKSTRTDSDMRKHFGKIIHVDCSLWKNRRTMQRAIAEELNLHNLMHVFDERDKEDDFRGVDDSSRAVMSSSVDIHMYFEGDEYIWKSQVHALLPKEAAQVIGYTGMDEISPSIYVDCFLYSLFLTEQLRGNSISVDYGWATHACNYWICDGILDGNRAWEVGNALYGVIPPLGHFSVETEILACSLDRNIKPYQGWNSITLNKQAEQNISTVPVNASSYFLTFAGDGRPKELQNDLFQLASDLRVLKPCKCSFDFSSPPFRCCQKLRFLWLDNCTNTGKEKGEGACFPDLLVLDLRSTNYVLSPQMIELMTNLRELNTKGVSWRTLCRHFWKKLQNLQKLRLTESSDLITLDNCSAVDMMNLELLDFSGNTHMESLPEMSSARSLKVLVLDGCSSLKDVALERAHPLLESFSFDGYGPAANWTQAIQLPRKELRPKSRVDRIEEAKVTKISLEGCTRLHSIFLHALFNLKELDVSGTAIKTIDLGAMDVPQLKKLFLQGCEQLCRLFWGLRRLPAVGSKLPMVDCDKDWWERLEWDGLEANHDTSLFQTRHSAYYKKTLPRVSVLR, from the exons ATGCAG CACGTAACGGATTTTGATGACGCTGTCAGACAAGTGCTTCATCTTTTGCATGATAGCGATGGTACCGCACAAGGCAAAATTAAAGCATTCTTCTTTCGTGGCTGGCGTGGCGAGGGTTTGGGAGCGTCTGCTGTTCTTAGAGCTGTAGCCCAACGCCTAAAATCTACAAGAACTGATTCTGACATGAGAAAGCATTTTGGTAAAATTATCCACGTCGATTGCTCTCTGTGGAAAAATAGAAGGACGATGCAGAGGGCAATTGCAGAGGAGTTAAACCTTCACAACCTAATGCACGTGTTTGATGAGCGGGATAAAGAAGATGATTTCAGAGGAGTAGATGACAGCTCTAGAGCA GTGATGTCCAGTTCTGTTGATATACATATGTATTTTGAGGGAGACGAATATATTTGGAAGTCACAAGTGCATGCTTTATTGCCCAAGGAAGCTGCTCAAGTGATTGGTTACACCGGCATGGATGAAATCAGCCCATCAATATATGTGGATTGCTTTTTGTACTCACTGTTCCTGACAGAACAACTACGTGGAAACTCCATCAGTGTTGACTATGGTTGGGCTACTCATGCTTGCAACTACTGGATATGTGATGGAATACTTGACGGGAACAGAGCTTGGGAGGTTGGCAATGCCTTGTATGGAGTGATACCACCGTTGGGCCATTTTTCAGTGGAAACAGAAATTTTGGCATGTTCGTTGGACCGAAACATAAAACCCTACCAAGGCTGGAATTCAATCACCTTGAACAAGCAAGCAGAACAGAATATCTCTACTGTTCCTGTTAATGCATCATCTTATTTCCTAACATTTGCGGGTGATGGTCGGCCAAAAGAACTACAAAATGATTTGTTTCAACTAGCCAGCGACCTCCGTGTGCTAAAACCCTGCAAGTGCAGCTTTGATTTTTCATCCCCGCCTTTCCGCTGCTGCCAAAAGCTAAGATTCCTATGGCTTGACAATTGCACAAACACAGGgaaggagaagggagaaggggcATGTTTCCCAGATTTGCTGGTGCTTGACTTACGTTCCACAAATTATGTCTTGTCGCCACAGATGATTGAACTGATGACCAATCTCAGGGAGCTAAATACAAAGGGAGTCTCATGGAGGACTCTATGTCGTCACTTCTGGAAAAAGCTACAGAATCTTCAGAAGCTCCGGTTAACTGAATCTTCAGATTTGATCACACTGGACAATTGCTCTGCCGTAGACATGATGAATCTGGAGCTCCTTGACTTTTCTGGCAACACTCACATGGAATCATTGCCTGAAATGTCATCAGCAAGAAGCCTGAAGGTGCTTGTTCTTGATGGTTGTTCCAGCTTGAAGGATGTTGCATTGGAAAGAGCTCATCCATTACTTGAGAGTTTTAGCTTCGATGGTTATGGTCCGGCAGCTAACTGGACTCAGGCAATACAACTACCAAGAAAGGAATTGCGCCCAAAGTCTCGCGTGGATCGAATTGAAGAAGCCAAGGTGACAAAGATCTCCCTAGAGGGTTGTACTCGACTGCATAGCATATTCTTGCATGCATTGTTCAATCTCAAGGAGTTGGACGTGTCAGGTACGGCCATCAAAACAATTGATCTTGGTGCAATGGATGTCCCACAGCTTAAGAAGCTATTCCTACAGGGTTGTGAGCAACTCTGTAGGCTATTCTGGG GCCTCAGGCGGCTACCAGCTGTAGGCTCTAAGCTACCGATGGTAGACTGCGACAAGGACTGGTGGGAGAGGCTGGAGTGGGATGGCTTGGAGGCCAACCATGACACGTCGCTCTTCCAAACACGCCACTCGGCTTACTACAAGAAGACCCTCCCGAGGGTCTCGGTTCTAAG GTAA